The DNA window GATCATGGCGAAGGTCACCGCCAAGAAGCCGAGTATCGTCGTCAGCAGGGTAAGTTTCGCTCCTGCTGAAATCAGAGCCCCCAGAATGGTGATTCCGGAGATCGCATTGGCTCCCGAGGTGAGAGGCGTATGCAGTATCGGCGGAACCTTCGTGATGACCTCGAAGCCCAGATAGGTCGCGAGGATAAAGATGGTGATTAAGGTAATGACTTCGGTTTGCATTTGAGTGCGAGAGTGTGATAGTGCGAAAGTCCAGTCTTGCGGTTTGGGATGCTGCCTGTGCCGCCTTATTCCGTCAGGTATCCGATTCGTCAAGTGTTCTTCTCGGCGGAACGCACATCTCCCCAGACTTTTATCCCTTGATTGCCTCGGCCACCTTCGGGTTGACGATCTCGCCCGACCGGATGACCATTGAGTCGCGGATGATCTCGTCCGGCTCGTCCAGGCGCAAATTGCCTTCCTTATTGAGGAGGTTCTTTAGGAATGCCTGGAGGTTCTTCGAGAACATCATGCTGGCGTGGTATGGCACGGTTGAGGGAAGATTGGTCGGTCCGAGGATGAGAACCGCACCATCGCGGACGTTCTCTTCGGGTCGGGTCAGTTCGCAGTTGCCGCCGGTCGCGGCTGCGAGATCGACGATAACCGAACCGGGAGCCATCGAACGGACTATATCGGCGGTGATAAGGACCGGTGCCTTGCGGCCCGGAATAGCGGCCGTCGTGATGACAACATCGGACTCCGCCACCACTCTGGCCATCAGTTCACGCTGCTTGCGGTAAAAAGACTCGTCCATCGACTTGGCGTAGCCACCTTCACCTTCGGCAGACTCGAGTTCCATCTCGACGAACTTGGCGCCGAGCGATTCGACCTGTTCCTTAACCGCCGGCCGGACGTCGTAGCCCTTGACGATTGCGCCAAGCCGCCGCGCCGTCGCGATGGCCTGCAGTCCGGCCACACCGGCGCCGATGACGAAGACCTTGGCGGGATTGACTGTCCCGGCAGCGGTGATCAACATCGGAAACATCCGCGGCAGTTCGGCCGCAGCCATCAAAACGGCTTTGTAACCGGCTATCGTCGCCATCGACGAGAGGATGTCCATCGCCTGTGCGCGGGTTATGCGAGGCAACAGTTCGAGGGCGAAAAGCGTTACACCGGCTTCCGCCAGCGCCTTCATCGCCTCCGGCGCTCCGAAGGGATCGGCCGCGCCGATCAGGATTTGATTGCGCTTAAGTTCGCTGGCAGCCGTGAACGCCGGCCGAACGGCAGTTATGATGTCGGAGCGGCCAAAGAGTTCGCTGCGGCTGACCAGTGCAGCGCCCTTTTGCTCATAGGCGGCATTCTGAAACCCGGCCGGTTCGCCGGCTCCCGTTTCGACGGCAATGCTAAAGCCTAATTTGGTCAGCGGGATTATGGCATCGGGAAC is part of the Calditrichota bacterium genome and encodes:
- a CDS encoding NAD(P) transhydrogenase subunit alpha, encoding MQTEVITLITIFILATYLGFEVITKVPPILHTPLTSGANAISGITILGALISAGAKLTLLTTILGFLAVTFAMINVVGGYMVTHRMLKMFRKSGDN
- a CDS encoding Re/Si-specific NAD(P)(+) transhydrogenase subunit alpha, which produces MQIGVPRETAPGERRVALVPDAIIPLTKLGFSIAVETGAGEPAGFQNAAYEQKGAALVSRSELFGRSDIITAVRPAFTAASELKRNQILIGAADPFGAPEAMKALAEAGVTLFALELLPRITRAQAMDILSSMATIAGYKAVLMAAAELPRMFPMLITAAGTVNPAKVFVIGAGVAGLQAIATARRLGAIVKGYDVRPAVKEQVESLGAKFVEMELESAEGEGGYAKSMDESFYRKQRELMARVVAESDVVITTAAIPGRKAPVLITADIVRSMAPGSVIVDLAAATGGNCELTRPEENVRDGAVLILGPTNLPSTVPYHASMMFSKNLQAFLKNLLNKEGNLRLDEPDEIIRDSMVIRSGEIVNPKVAEAIKG